In a single window of the Sander lucioperca isolate FBNREF2018 chromosome 19, SLUC_FBN_1.2, whole genome shotgun sequence genome:
- the pou3f2a gene encoding POU domain, class 3, transcription factor 2a, translating into MSGVLSGVTTSVNRSWPIKNGARRTTGARLCVPLAQRPGDAGERRLAAPWRKRVTVKGSLLLTPAITLAPIVMATATSNHYSVLTTPSSAPPPHSESGSMQQAAAYRDAHTLLQNDYSTLPGGGHPLSHAHQWITALSHGDSGAPWPSSPLGEQDVKPVLHDSDREELQNSSSLQQQQQQQRHPHLAHQQAHHDARAWRTSTATTHIPGMATSEGQNLVYSQSGFGLMPGGEQGGMHHHPLRDEDHHSHSPHLSEHGGGPGAHQQSLSHHHQHGQDHSDEDTPTSDELEQFAKQFKQRRIKLGFTQADVGLALGTLYGNVFSQTTICRFEALQLSFKNMCKLKPLLNKWLEEADSTSGSPTSLDKIAAQGRKRKKRTSIEVGVKGALESHFLKCPKPGAAEINSLADSLQLEKEVVRVWFCNRRQKEKRMTPAGGQIPGGEDMYGDTPPHHGGQTPVQ; encoded by the coding sequence ATGAGCGGGGTGCTGTCAGGGGTAACCACATCTGTCAACCGTTCTTGGCCAATAAAGAACGGAGCGAGGCGGACCACAGGTGCGCGCCTCTGCGTCCCCTTGGCACAGCGCCCGGGAGATGCTGGAGAGAGACGCCTAGCTGCCCCGTGGCGCAAAAGAGTTACTGTCAAAGGCAGCCTCCTTTTAACTCCAGCTATCACTCTGGCTCCGATAGTTATGGCGACCGCAACATCCAACCACTACAGCGTCCTCACCACCCCCAGCAGCGCGCCGCCGCCGCACTCGGAGTCCGGGAGCATGCAGCAGGCGGCAGCGTACAGGGACGCGCACACCCTGCTCCAGAACGACTATAGCACGTTACCGGGCGGTGGACATCCGCTCAGCCACGCGCACCAGTGGATAACGGCGCTGTCTCACGGTGACAGCGGGGCGCCCTGGCCATCTAGTCCCCTCGGAGAACAGGACGTGAAGCCCGTACTGCACGACAGTGAccgagaggagctgcagaattCCAGCAGtctgcagcaacagcagcagcaacagcgaCACCCTCACCTAGCGCACCAGCAGGCGCATCACGACGCCAGAGCATGGCGAACCAGCACAGCCACCACGCACATCCCCGGTATGGCGACATCTGAGGGCCAGAACCTGGTGTATTCCCAGTCCGGCTTCGGTCTGATGCCAGGGGGAGAGCAAGGGGGGATGCACCACCACCCCCTGCGGGACGAGGACCACCACAGCCACAGCCCGCACCTCAGTGAACACGGAGGCGGCCCTGGGGCCCACCAGCAGTCTCTCTCACACCATCACCAGCACGGCCAGGACCACTCTGACGAGGACACGCCGACCTCCGACGAGTTGGAGCAGTTCGCCAAGCAGTTCAAACAGCGACGCATCAAGCTGGGCTTCACCCAGGCGGACGTTGGACTGGCTCTCGGGACGCTGTATGGAAACGTCTTTTCTCAGACCACCATTTGCAGGTTCGAGGCGCTTCAGCTCAGCTTCAAAAACATGTGTAAACTCAAGCCCTTGTTGAACAAGTGGCTGGAGGAGGCGGACTCCACCTCGGGCAGCCCCACTAGTCTGGATAAAATCGCGGCACAgggaaggaaaaggaaaaagaggacCTCCATCGAGGTGGGCGTCAAAGGAGCTCTGGAGAGCCATTTTCTCAAATGTCCAAAACCAGGAGCAGCGGAGATCAACTCTTTAGCGGACAGTCTGCAGCTGGAGAAGGAGGTGGTGAGGGTTTGGTTTTGTAACAGGCGGCAGAAGGAGAAGAGGATGACACCCGCTGGGGGACAGATACCAGGAGGAGAGGACATGTACGGGGACACCCCTCCTCATCACGGAGGACAAACTCCTGTGCAGTGA